One Stigmatella aurantiaca genomic window carries:
- a CDS encoding methyltransferase domain-containing protein codes for MTSPLQAHAPAFVCPRCRAKLREGAEPTCSQCGTAFPVQDGVVDFAPELNASTNVSQAILENPMFVALYEPLIRVNFVRLMARNFNGALTPELEDAYLQKHLRPVDGPVLDLACGAGRWTRTLAELVGLERLIALDLSRAMLDAAKEALPNAFFVRGNAQQLPLADASLGAVSCWNSLQLLPDPPQALREVARCLRPGGVFTCFTYRRTREPLYGYFQSTFARNGGVRPFDEEELRQWLTQAGLVVEDLGGPNLALLFTARKPAA; via the coding sequence ATGACTTCCCCCCTCCAAGCCCATGCCCCTGCCTTCGTCTGCCCGCGCTGCCGCGCGAAGCTGCGCGAGGGTGCCGAGCCCACCTGCAGCCAGTGTGGCACCGCGTTCCCGGTGCAGGACGGCGTCGTCGACTTCGCACCCGAGCTCAACGCCTCGACGAACGTCAGCCAGGCCATCCTGGAAAACCCCATGTTCGTCGCCCTCTACGAACCACTGATTCGCGTCAACTTCGTGCGGCTGATGGCGCGCAACTTCAACGGCGCGCTCACCCCCGAGCTCGAGGATGCCTACCTCCAGAAGCACCTGCGCCCGGTGGACGGGCCCGTGCTCGACCTGGCCTGCGGCGCCGGCCGCTGGACGCGCACCCTGGCCGAGCTCGTGGGCCTGGAGCGCCTCATCGCGCTGGACCTCAGCCGCGCGATGCTCGATGCGGCGAAGGAGGCGCTGCCCAACGCGTTCTTCGTCCGGGGCAACGCCCAGCAACTGCCGCTGGCGGACGCCTCGCTGGGGGCGGTGAGCTGCTGGAACTCGCTCCAGCTCCTGCCGGATCCCCCACAGGCCCTCCGCGAAGTGGCCCGCTGCCTGCGGCCCGGGGGCGTCTTCACCTGCTTCACCTACCGCCGGACCCGCGAGCCGCTCTACGGGTACTTCCAGTCGACCTTCGCCCGCAACGGCGGCGTCCGCCCCTTCGACGAGGAGGAGCTCCGGCAGTGGCTCACCCAGGCGGGCCTCGTGGTGGAGGACCTGGGCGGGCCGAACCTCGCGCTGCTCTTCACGGCGCGGAAGCCCGCCGCCTGA
- a CDS encoding 6-pyruvoyl trahydropterin synthase family protein, with product MARTTTIELHKEEMKFSAGHFTIFSATHRENLHGHNFTVYVALTGEVLEDGILSDYRPLKTAIIDRCRAWNETFLLPGNSRHLRIERDARGNVLAHFNGEELRFLARDVTVLPVENITLEELSRMFGEGLVGDGSLMAQLHIQRLVVKCASGPGQWSSWEWGRHV from the coding sequence ATGGCGCGCACGACGACAATCGAGCTGCACAAGGAAGAGATGAAGTTCTCCGCGGGGCACTTCACCATCTTCTCCGCCACGCACCGGGAGAACCTGCACGGCCACAACTTCACCGTCTACGTCGCGCTCACGGGCGAGGTGCTGGAGGACGGCATCCTCTCGGACTACCGGCCCCTGAAGACCGCCATCATCGACCGCTGCCGCGCCTGGAACGAGACGTTCCTGCTGCCCGGCAACTCGCGGCACCTGCGGATTGAGCGCGACGCGCGGGGCAATGTCCTCGCGCACTTCAATGGAGAGGAGCTGCGCTTCCTCGCCCGGGACGTGACGGTGCTGCCCGTGGAGAACATCACGCTGGAGGAGCTGTCGCGGATGTTCGGCGAGGGGCTGGTAGGCGATGGCTCCCTCATGGCGCAGCTGCACATCCAGCGGCTGGTGGTGAAGTGCGCCTCCGGGCCCGGCCAGTGGTCCTCGTGGGAGTGGGGCCGCCATGTCTGA
- a CDS encoding SDR family NAD(P)-dependent oxidoreductase has product MSDWAIVTGASRGIGREAAARFLKEGWRVLSLSRQDCPVAGVLPVRVDLGEPGWEPLVERTLRETLGAAPGRVCLIHNAALYAHDDALSLSAEHLRRVLEVNIVAPAQLNRLVRGYLSPGSSILYVGSTLSEKAVRGAASYVTSKHAIAGLMRATCQDLAGTQVHTVCVCPGFTDTEMLREHIGDNTEVRTSVAGRTTFGRLITPEEIAGVLFQCALTPVLHGSLVHANLGQIET; this is encoded by the coding sequence ATGTCTGACTGGGCAATCGTCACGGGCGCCAGCCGGGGCATCGGCCGGGAGGCGGCCGCGCGCTTTCTGAAGGAGGGCTGGCGCGTCCTCAGCCTGTCGCGACAGGACTGTCCCGTGGCCGGGGTGCTCCCCGTGCGCGTGGACCTGGGCGAGCCGGGCTGGGAGCCCCTCGTGGAGCGCACCCTGCGGGAGACGCTGGGCGCCGCACCGGGCCGGGTCTGCCTCATCCACAACGCGGCCCTCTACGCGCATGACGACGCGCTGTCGCTCTCCGCGGAGCACCTGCGGCGGGTCCTGGAGGTCAACATCGTGGCCCCCGCGCAGCTCAACCGGCTCGTGCGGGGCTACCTGAGCCCGGGCTCCTCCATCCTCTATGTGGGCTCGACCCTGTCGGAGAAGGCCGTCCGGGGCGCGGCCTCCTACGTCACCTCCAAGCACGCGATCGCCGGGCTGATGCGGGCCACCTGCCAGGACCTGGCGGGCACCCAGGTGCACACCGTCTGCGTCTGTCCGGGCTTCACGGACACGGAGATGCTGCGCGAGCACATCGGCGACAACACGGAGGTGCGCACGAGCGTGGCGGGGAGGACGACGTTCGGCCGGCTCATCACCCCCGAGGAGATCGCCGGCGTGCTCTTCCAGTGCGCCCTGACGCCCGTGCTCCACGGCTCGCTCGTCCACGCGAACCTGGGGCAGATCGAAACCTGA
- the queD gene encoding 6-carboxytetrahydropterin synthase QueD — translation MSKPVLITEISKEFTFEAAHRLPNVPPGHKCSRVHGHSYRVEFTLRGPVHPTFGWVVDFADLTAAWQPLHAQLDHRLLNEVPGLENPTSELLAAWLFERMNVPGTQVSKVRVAETCTSSCTVFAAGS, via the coding sequence ATGAGCAAGCCCGTCCTCATCACCGAGATCTCGAAGGAATTCACCTTCGAAGCCGCCCACCGCCTCCCCAACGTTCCCCCCGGACACAAGTGCTCGCGGGTCCACGGCCACAGCTACCGCGTCGAGTTCACCCTGCGCGGCCCGGTGCACCCCACGTTCGGCTGGGTGGTGGACTTCGCGGACCTCACCGCGGCCTGGCAGCCCCTGCATGCCCAGCTCGACCACCGGCTGCTCAACGAGGTGCCGGGCCTGGAGAACCCCACGAGCGAGCTGCTGGCCGCGTGGCTCTTCGAGCGCATGAACGTGCCGGGCACGCAGGTGTCGAAGGTGCGCGTGGCCGAGACGTGCACGTCCTCGTGCACCGTGTTCGCCGCCGGGAGCTGA
- a CDS encoding TonB-dependent receptor domain-containing protein: MRTLAPVLALLLASGAGAQAPDAGTPPSADAGAPTGVLTRPPELKRQVEASYPPEALAQQLEGTVVMLIDISETGAVTDVQVTEPAGHGFDEAAVAAVRQFEFEPAEVDGTPSPVRIQYAYQFVWRAPPPAEGSADAPLEAPVNFSGRALQRGTRDPLVGAEVALPALELSTTTDAQGRFSFRGVPLGSHEVLVLQSGYERFRTQEAFTEGQQTQATYYVRKRIFGAYETVVRSERERKEVTRTTLQAAEIQKVPGTQGDTLKVVQNLPGVARPAFNGGQIVIRGTSPNDSGIFLDGQRIPLLYHFGGLTSVYNSELLDSLDYLPGTFSAYYGNVTGGVINVRSRAPRMDRFHGTVGVSLIESNAVLEGPLTENLGIVVAGRRSYIDLVLKAVPENEDGPSIQVAPRYYDAQLKLHWTPSSRHTLTLQGLVSNDVLGLVFDRPADDDPSVNGAFEITTGFKQVRLGHQYRAGRFTLDSQALVGNTLIEFLIGDRNLRISSLDLGLRSTAEYVLSEPLTVAGGVDIDFAQADVRARIQSLPREGEPPSPLVLEEILVLDGQFLQYFPGVWAELRWKPVKDLLVVPGLRSESYVFENQKVRKRSLNPRLAVRYALTETVALKGGAGLYHSPPIQDEPSLTFGNPELKAKRSQQYSVGTEWQPTPEYFLSAELFYNRLSRLIVRSDRQVERDGEQVPERLANLGTGRIYGFEVLARRLLTERLFGWVSYTFSRSERRDRPGEALRLFDNDQTHVLTAIASYKLPDGWELGARMRFATGNPLTPITGAVRDDGTDVFIPTFGRVNSERLPAFHQMDIRVDKNFVFERWNLNVYLDLTNAYNNPAKEGVLYNYNYTESAYLKGLPLLPVLGAKGSF; the protein is encoded by the coding sequence ATGCGAACCCTCGCCCCTGTTCTCGCCCTCCTGCTGGCCTCCGGTGCCGGGGCCCAGGCCCCGGATGCCGGGACGCCGCCCTCCGCCGATGCGGGCGCCCCCACGGGCGTGCTCACCCGCCCCCCCGAGCTCAAGCGCCAGGTGGAGGCCTCGTACCCGCCGGAAGCCCTCGCCCAGCAGCTCGAGGGCACGGTGGTCATGCTCATCGACATCTCCGAGACGGGGGCCGTCACGGACGTGCAGGTGACGGAGCCCGCGGGGCACGGCTTCGACGAGGCCGCCGTGGCGGCGGTGCGGCAGTTCGAGTTCGAGCCCGCCGAGGTGGACGGCACCCCCTCCCCGGTGCGCATCCAGTACGCCTACCAGTTCGTCTGGCGCGCGCCGCCCCCGGCCGAGGGCAGCGCGGATGCGCCCCTCGAGGCCCCGGTGAACTTCAGCGGCCGGGCGCTGCAGCGCGGCACCCGAGACCCCCTGGTGGGGGCGGAGGTGGCGCTGCCGGCGCTGGAGCTGTCCACCACCACCGACGCGCAGGGCCGCTTCTCGTTCCGGGGCGTGCCGCTGGGCTCGCACGAGGTGCTCGTCCTCCAGAGCGGCTACGAGCGCTTCCGCACCCAGGAGGCCTTCACCGAGGGCCAGCAGACGCAGGCCACCTATTACGTGCGCAAGCGCATCTTCGGCGCGTACGAGACGGTGGTGCGCAGCGAGCGCGAGCGCAAGGAAGTCACCCGCACCACGCTCCAGGCCGCGGAGATCCAGAAGGTTCCTGGCACGCAAGGCGACACGCTGAAGGTGGTGCAGAACCTGCCCGGCGTGGCCCGGCCCGCCTTCAACGGCGGGCAGATCGTCATCCGCGGCACCAGCCCCAACGACTCGGGCATCTTCCTGGATGGGCAGCGGATTCCGCTGCTCTACCACTTCGGCGGGCTCACCTCCGTGTACAACTCGGAGCTGCTCGACTCGCTGGACTACCTGCCAGGCACCTTCTCCGCCTACTACGGCAACGTCACCGGCGGCGTCATCAACGTGCGCAGCCGCGCGCCGAGGATGGACCGCTTCCACGGCACCGTGGGCGTGAGCCTCATCGAGAGCAACGCCGTGCTGGAGGGGCCGCTCACCGAGAACCTGGGCATCGTGGTGGCGGGCCGGCGCTCCTACATCGACCTGGTGCTCAAGGCCGTCCCCGAGAACGAGGACGGCCCCAGCATCCAGGTGGCCCCGCGCTACTACGATGCCCAGCTCAAGCTGCACTGGACGCCCAGCTCGCGGCACACGCTGACGCTCCAGGGGCTCGTCTCCAATGACGTGCTGGGGCTGGTGTTCGACCGGCCCGCGGACGACGACCCGAGCGTCAACGGCGCGTTCGAAATCACCACCGGCTTCAAGCAGGTGCGGCTGGGGCACCAGTACCGTGCGGGCCGCTTCACCCTGGACAGCCAGGCGCTCGTGGGCAACACCCTCATCGAGTTCCTCATTGGAGACCGCAACCTGCGCATCTCCTCCCTGGACCTGGGGCTGCGCTCCACCGCCGAGTACGTCCTCTCGGAGCCGCTCACCGTGGCGGGTGGCGTGGACATCGACTTCGCGCAGGCGGACGTGCGGGCGCGGATCCAGAGCCTGCCCCGCGAGGGCGAGCCGCCCTCCCCGCTGGTGCTGGAGGAGATCCTCGTCCTGGATGGGCAGTTCCTTCAGTACTTCCCAGGCGTGTGGGCGGAGCTTCGCTGGAAGCCGGTGAAGGACCTGCTGGTGGTGCCGGGCCTGCGCAGCGAGAGCTACGTGTTCGAGAACCAGAAGGTGCGCAAGCGCTCGCTCAACCCCCGGCTGGCGGTCCGCTACGCGCTCACGGAGACGGTGGCCCTCAAGGGCGGCGCGGGGCTCTACCACTCCCCGCCCATTCAGGATGAGCCCAGCCTCACCTTCGGCAACCCGGAGCTGAAGGCCAAGCGCTCCCAGCAGTACAGCGTGGGCACCGAGTGGCAGCCCACGCCTGAGTACTTCCTGAGCGCCGAGCTCTTCTACAACCGCCTGAGCCGCCTCATCGTCCGCTCGGACCGGCAGGTGGAGCGCGACGGGGAGCAGGTGCCCGAGCGGCTCGCCAACCTGGGCACGGGCCGCATCTACGGCTTCGAGGTGCTGGCGCGGCGGCTGCTCACCGAGCGCCTCTTCGGGTGGGTGTCCTATACCTTCAGCCGCAGCGAGCGCCGGGACCGGCCGGGGGAGGCGTTGCGCCTGTTCGACAACGACCAGACCCACGTGCTGACGGCCATCGCCAGCTACAAGCTGCCGGACGGGTGGGAGCTGGGCGCGCGCATGCGCTTCGCCACCGGCAACCCGCTCACCCCCATCACTGGCGCGGTGAGGGACGATGGCACGGACGTGTTCATCCCCACCTTCGGCCGGGTGAACTCCGAGCGGCTGCCCGCCTTCCACCAGATGGACATCCGCGTGGACAAGAACTTCGTCTTCGAGCGGTGGAACCTGAACGTGTACCTGGACCTGACCAACGCCTACAACAACCCGGCCAAGGAAGGCGTCCTCTACAACTACAACTACACCGAGAGCGCGTACTTGAAGGGGCTGCCGCTGCTGCCCGTGCTCGGTGCCAAGGGGAGCTTCTGA
- a CDS encoding OmpA/MotB family protein, with protein MRFKLALAALTVLTTTSGCVGKGKYNALAAEAENLDTRLKEEKSAREAQEAKVKELEEQRATLEQEKEALSTRLATSESRLTASAAERSALERKNEELKALNDELAKNSRRLAEAKEALEKRSSEYENLAQSLKQEISDGKIQLSELQGRMTVQLKDKILFASGSTRVGKEGQEALVKIADALKSVQGRIIRVEGHTDDVPTDKNGPFPSNWELSLARAMAVVRALQDAGVDPTVLSAAGYGQYQPIAANDSAENRSLNRRIEIVLAAKAAAR; from the coding sequence ATGCGTTTCAAGCTGGCTCTGGCTGCGCTCACCGTTCTCACCACCACGTCTGGCTGCGTGGGCAAGGGCAAGTACAACGCGCTGGCCGCGGAGGCGGAGAACCTCGATACCCGGCTGAAGGAGGAGAAGAGCGCCCGGGAGGCCCAGGAAGCCAAGGTGAAGGAGCTGGAAGAGCAGCGGGCCACCCTGGAGCAGGAGAAGGAGGCGCTCTCCACGCGCCTGGCCACCTCCGAGTCCCGCCTCACCGCCTCCGCCGCCGAGCGCTCGGCGCTGGAGCGCAAGAACGAGGAGCTGAAGGCCCTCAATGACGAGCTGGCCAAGAACTCCCGCCGGCTCGCCGAGGCCAAGGAGGCCCTGGAGAAGCGCAGCTCCGAGTACGAGAACCTCGCCCAGAGCCTCAAGCAGGAGATCTCCGACGGCAAGATTCAGCTCTCCGAGCTGCAGGGCCGCATGACGGTGCAGCTCAAGGACAAGATCCTCTTCGCCTCGGGCTCCACCCGCGTGGGCAAGGAGGGCCAGGAGGCGCTCGTGAAGATCGCCGATGCCCTCAAGTCGGTGCAGGGCCGCATCATCCGCGTGGAAGGCCACACGGACGACGTCCCCACGGACAAGAACGGCCCGTTCCCCTCCAACTGGGAGCTGAGCCTGGCGCGCGCCATGGCCGTGGTGCGCGCCCTCCAGGATGCCGGGGTGGACCCCACGGTGCTCTCGGCCGCGGGCTATGGGCAGTACCAGCCGATCGCCGCCAATGACAGTGCGGAAAACCGCAGTCTGAACCGCCGCATCGAAATCGTGCTCGCGGCGAAGGCAGCAGCCCGCTAG
- a CDS encoding chalcone isomerase family protein translates to MVRGEWKVGARCLVLSAMLAAGLSEAKEVGGVKMPDTLQLQGRQLELAHMALKEKLFFNVYVWGLYMEQVPRVESEAIAANSVKQLHFRFLRKVRRDQLLDAFRQGLSSNAALRSGPLQQNLETLLASLKDVSKGDNLVITYVPDTGLQVSGEASGGVVIPGKPFADALFSAWLHRHPVFSR, encoded by the coding sequence ATGGTGCGAGGCGAATGGAAGGTGGGGGCGCGGTGCCTGGTGCTGAGCGCGATGCTCGCGGCGGGTCTCTCGGAGGCCAAGGAGGTGGGCGGCGTGAAGATGCCGGACACCCTTCAGCTCCAGGGCCGGCAGCTGGAGCTGGCCCACATGGCTCTCAAGGAGAAGCTCTTCTTCAACGTGTACGTGTGGGGGCTCTACATGGAGCAGGTCCCCCGGGTGGAGTCCGAGGCCATCGCGGCCAACTCCGTCAAGCAGCTGCACTTCCGCTTCCTGCGCAAGGTGCGCCGCGACCAGCTCCTGGATGCGTTCCGGCAGGGGCTCTCCAGCAACGCGGCCCTGCGCTCCGGTCCGCTGCAGCAGAATCTGGAGACGCTGCTGGCGTCCCTGAAGGACGTGAGCAAGGGCGACAACCTGGTCATCACCTACGTGCCGGACACGGGGCTCCAGGTGTCCGGTGAGGCCTCCGGCGGCGTCGTCATCCCCGGCAAGCCCTTCGCGGATGCGCTCTTCTCCGCCTGGCTGCACCGGCACCCCGTCTTCTCGCGCTGA